In Jannaschia sp. W003, the genomic stretch AGCACCGACGCTCCGCTCGCAGCTGACCTGCCCCGAATGCGGCCATTCGGGCGAGGAGCGCATGCCCACCGACGCCTGCGCGTTCTTCCACGAATGCCGCGGCTGCGGCGCGGTGCTGCGCCCGCTGCCGGGCGACTGCTGCGTGTTCTGCTCCTACGGCTCGGTTCCCTGCCCGC encodes the following:
- a CDS encoding GDCCVxC domain-containing (seleno)protein yields the protein MAEAPTLRSQLTCPECGHSGEERMPTDACAFFHECRGCGAVLRPLPGDCCVFCSYGSVPCPPVQAGSGCRG